The Leptospira noumeaensis genome segment ATCTAAGGCAAGCTTTATATAAAAAACTCCAAGTATTACCACTCAATGAATTCTACCGCGAAAAAACCGGAGTTCTCATGAGCCGGGTGATCAACGACGTTGATATTGTTGGAAAAGTGATTTCGAATGATCTAAAGGATGCGATTAACGATTTTTTTTATATCATTACCCATTTAATCATCTTACTTGTATTAAGTTGGAAGCTGTTCTTTTTGTTATTCATTGTCATTCCTTTGATTGTGGGGCCAGTGAGTACATTTGCAGATCGGATAAGAAGAACCACTAAAAACCAACAAGAACAATTGTCTGAATTGAATGGCGACCTTCAGGAAGTGATTTCTGGGATTCGGGTTATTCGTGCCTTTTCGATGGAAGATAAGGAAGCGGATCGTTTTTTTAAAGTAAACCAAAACCTCTCCGACAAAACTTTTAAAACACATTTTTACCACCAAATTGGTCCCGCCTTAACAGAGTTATCTGGCTCTGTTGTAACGATGGTATTTCTTGGGATTGGTGCGTATCTATTGGAAGATGCTAGTTTTTCCAAAGGGATGTTCATTGCATTTTTTCTTACTTTGATATTTCTAATGCGTCCACTCAAACAAATGAGTATCCTTGTGAATTTAATCCAAGCCTCTGTGATTGCGAGTGATCGTGTATTTGAAATTTTAGGTAGAGATGTTGATATCAAAGAACCGGAATCTCCAAACAAACTTGGGCCACTTTCAAAATCGATCGAATACAAAAATGTATCTTACCTATATCCTAATACCGACATCTATGCACTAAAAAATATCAATTTAACCTTACCTCGCGGTGGAACTATTGCAATTGTTGGTTCGTCGGGAGCCGGTAAATCCACACTCGTTGATCTTTTGCCAAGACTGATTGATCCTAGTGACGGTGGAATTTTTTGGGACGATGTAAACGCCAAAGAATTAACCTTAGATAATTTGCGTAAACGGATCGGAGTTGTTTCTCAAAACATTTTTTTATTTAATGGATCCATTCGTGAAAACATTGCCTTTGGCAAACCAGATGCTACGGAAGAAGAGGTTCGACGTGCCGCAGAAGATGCATTTGCTTCCGAATTCATCGAAGCCTTCGAAGAAGGTTATGATACCATTGTAGGGGAACGTGGGGTGATGTTATCCGGTGGTCAAAGACAAAGGATCTCGATTGCAAGAACCTTACTTGCAAATCCAGAGGTACTCATTTTAGACGAGGCTACATCTGCTTTAGATACCGAATCGGAGCGACTCATCCAACAAGCGTTTGTTCGGTTGTATGAAAATAAAACGGTTATCATCATCGCTCACCGTCTTTCTACTGTTAAAATTGCAGATACAATTTATTATTTAGAGAACGGTGAAATTGTTGAAAGTGGAAGTCACGCAGATTTACTTAAAAACCAAAACTCAAAATACAAACGTTTGTATGATATGCAGTTTTCTGGTTCTAATTAACTGCCACTTTAGTAAAAACTTGGATGATCAAAGAATTAAGCTAGGCGACCAGTCCCACAGTTGGGGCAAAATTTAGCATTGGGGACAGCAACAAACGAGCCACAGCTGGCGCATGTCCAATTTTCGTTAATTTTGGGAGTTTGAAGCAGGTTTACGTTTGTTTGTTTTAATTTTTTATCTTTTAACTCAATCTCTATAGTATCTAGAGCTTCGATATAAGGAAGTGATTGGGATTGGAATTCTTCTTCTGTTAACTTTCCTGAGTCAAAATCAGACCGAATGTCTTTGAGCGAATCGAGCATGTTTCTCTTTTTTTCTGCAATTGGTCTTACAAAAGCTTCCTCGTCTTTTCCAAAAGGTGATTCATCTAGTCGAAATTTGTAATAAAACAAAACAAAAGGTGCAATCAGAATGATTCCAAAAAACAGACAATATAGATATA includes the following:
- a CDS encoding ABC transporter ATP-binding protein, with product MKIYRKLWPYLAKYKYRLSLGVFLSIFVSIFNGASLTSLIPIFDSLGTGENYKFQIALTKKDQTLLSEHKTPTKLEGLTYFEWQFANLKQKTNEELADKKPDDLVYLFCLIILPIYFLKLICLAGTVYFVNSAGLLAVSDLRQALYKKLQVLPLNEFYREKTGVLMSRVINDVDIVGKVISNDLKDAINDFFYIITHLIILLVLSWKLFFLLFIVIPLIVGPVSTFADRIRRTTKNQQEQLSELNGDLQEVISGIRVIRAFSMEDKEADRFFKVNQNLSDKTFKTHFYHQIGPALTELSGSVVTMVFLGIGAYLLEDASFSKGMFIAFFLTLIFLMRPLKQMSILVNLIQASVIASDRVFEILGRDVDIKEPESPNKLGPLSKSIEYKNVSYLYPNTDIYALKNINLTLPRGGTIAIVGSSGAGKSTLVDLLPRLIDPSDGGIFWDDVNAKELTLDNLRKRIGVVSQNIFLFNGSIRENIAFGKPDATEEEVRRAAEDAFASEFIEAFEEGYDTIVGERGVMLSGGQRQRISIARTLLANPEVLILDEATSALDTESERLIQQAFVRLYENKTVIIIAHRLSTVKIADTIYYLENGEIVESGSHADLLKNQNSKYKRLYDMQFSGSN
- a CDS encoding zinc ribbon domain-containing protein, yielding MDFLLYLYCLFFGIILIAPFVLFYYKFRLDESPFGKDEEAFVRPIAEKKRNMLDSLKDIRSDFDSGKLTEEEFQSQSLPYIEALDTIEIELKDKKLKQTNVNLLQTPKINENWTCASCGSFVAVPNAKFCPNCGTGRLA